One Paenibacillus sp. SYP-B4298 genomic window, TATTGCTCCGATCATCGGTTCAATGAGCAACTGAAACGGATAATTGAACGGCCCAATGATAAGCACGGTGCCGTAGGGTTCCTTATAGAGATAGCTTCTGGTGAACAAATGATAGAACGGCGTCGCAACCTTCTTCGGCCGCGCCCACTTGCCCAGATGCTTGCGCATGTAGCGGATGCTCTGCAGCGTGTAGCCGATCTCCGTCGCATACGCTTCAAACTCACTCTTGCGCAAATCCTTGTACAACGCCTCCATTATCTTTTGCTCATGCCGCCTTATACCCTCTGCCAGCTTATCGAGCTGCGTGGCCCTGAAGTCGATGCTGCGTGTATAGCCCGTGTCAAATTGGTCGCGATGCTCCTGCAGCAGTTGCTGCACCTGCTCGGTTGTCCATGGCTTCATGTCCTTGCCTCCTTCATTTCATTGGAAGTGTAACGGCTGTCGCCGTCTAATATAAATCATATAAGGCTACAAGCAGTCCCGCTCCAGCGCCTCCAGCAGCCTGCGCAGCAGCCCGATCGAATGATGCATCGATAGCTCATAATAGCGCTGTGTTCCCACCTGCTCGACTGCAACTACATCTGCCTGTCTTAACAGCTTCAGATGATGGGACACCGCAGGCCGTGACAGCGGCAGTCGCTCAGTCAATTGATTGACCGTCATCCTGCCATTGTCGGACAAGAGCAGTAATATATCCTGACGATGTGGATCGCTCAATGTCTGCAATAGCGGCAGGCAGTCACGAAATATCTCCAACGCTTGTTTACCCATGACGTACTCTCCTTGCATTATGGTTAAATGTTTAAACATTTAAACCATTAAGTTATGTATTTATCATACTTGATGCTCTCACACAAATCAAGCAACAGCAGCAGGCTACCCCGCTACCCTCTGTATAAGACTTCAATCATCGACAGGCACATACAACATACACATAGAGCAGACCCCCGGCGATAAGCTTATACCGCAAGAGAGCCCGCTCTATGAAGGGGGGAGAACTCTATCTTGTCGACCATGTAATGCTGTACTGGAGAATGTTATTCTTCTGATCTATAATCTTGCCTTCGATCAGCACCGACTCGGTATCGGACGAACTGACCAGTTCAATAACGGTGTCACTGGAGCTATCTGCAATGGCATCATATCCCCGCTGCTGCAGATAGGCTGTATAGGTCTCAATCCAATGCTTCAAGCTCTCCCTGGTCTGCAGTGTGAAATAGACACTCTTGGTGTTGCCCGAAGCAGATTCGATTAGCTCGATCTTCTTGGTGTCTGCAGGTAGTGGGAAATCGCTCGGCAGATGCTTCGGCCGCTGGAAGGCAGCAGTAGAGGAGGAGGGCTCGCCGCTTCCGGCTGAGCCAATCCAGATCTTGTTATTGGCCTGATCATAACGAATCGGCACATTGAGCGCATCGGATACCGCGCGCACAGGCAAATAAGTAGTATTGTTGTATGTGATCGGATAGAGCTCCTTGCCCTTGTCATCCACAGGCTGGAAGTCGACCTGATTGACAGCGATACCAATCTTGTTATTGAGGAACGCCTTGATCGCTGGAAGATTGCTGCCTGCATATACCCCTGTGGAGCCTGCCACAACCATGCCTAAAATTGAAGCGCTGATGAACCATCCTTTTTTGTTCAATGAATTGTCCTCCTTCATCATGATGTTCTCTATTATCAATCTTTTACACCCTATTCGCTACGATCAAACGGCCTAATCTCAACCACCTAATAAATGAAGAAATGGTCACAAGCATAAACGGCCGCCGCCGTCCTTGACGGCTCAGCTTCACTCCGCATAGATATAGAAGACCTACCTAAAATATCAAAAAAAAACGGCCACTCTCCTTGAGAACAAGGACAATGGCCGCACTATACCTACACTACCGGCTGCGGCTCCAGGGTCGTTAGGCCCAAAGAGCGCGACGTTGCATGGTGCAGCTCGCGAACAAGCTGCGGATTACTTACGAGTGAGGCGCCGTAGGACGGGATCATCTCCCGAATCTTCGGCTCCCAGGACTTCAGATGCTGCGGGAAGCAGCGCTGGATAACCTCCAGCATAACCGATACCGCAGTGGATGCGCCAGGGGAAGCGCCGAGCAGAGCAGCAATCGACCCGTCAGCGGCGCTGATGACCTCTGTGCCGAACTGCAGCGTGCCCTTGCCAGCAGCAGTATCCTTAATAATCTGCACACGCTGACCCGCGACCAGCAGATCCCAGTCCTCGCTCTTGGCGTTCGGGATGAACTGACGCAGCTCCTCCATCCGCTGTTCCTTAGACAGCATCACCTGCTTGATCAGATACGTCGTCAGCGCCATGTTCTTCGCGCCTGCGGCCAGCATCGTCGTCAGGTTATGCGGCTTGACGGAGGTGACCAGATCCAGCATCGAGCCGGTCTTGAGGAACTTCGGCGAGAAGCCTGCGAACGGCCCGAACAGCAGCGATTCCTTGTTGTCGATCAGCCGCGTGTCCAGATGCGGCACCGACATCGGCGGCGCACCAACAGCCGCCTTGCCATACACCTTGGCGTGATGCTGGGCGGCGATCTCCGGATTGCGGCACACCATAAATAGCCCGCTCACCGGAAACCCGCCAATTCCTTTTCCCTCAGGAATGCCGGACTTCTGCAGCAAATGCAGACTTCCTCCACCTCCGCCGATGAAGACGAATTTGGCTCTGTGGCGCTCGACAGCCCCGCTGTCCACGTTACGCACCTTCAGCTCCCACATGCCGTCACTCGTGCGTGTAATATCATCGATCTGGCGTTTATAGTTAATCTCTACCTTCTTCTTCTGCAGGTGAGAGAACATCATGCGTGTCAAAGCGCCGAAGTTGACATCCGTCCCAGATTCAATTCGGGTCGCTGCAATCGGCTTGCTCGCATCCCGATCCTTCATCATAAGCGGAATCCATTCCTTCAGCTTGGCTGGATCACTGGAGAACTCCATCCCCTCGAACAGCGGGTTGGCTGACATCGCCTCATGCCGTTTCTTCAGGAACTGCACATCCTGGTCGCCGAGCACAAAGCTCATATGCGGCACAGAGACGATAAAATCACGCGGATTGCGAATCAGCTTGCTGTCGACCAGATACGACCAGAACTGGCGAGACACCTGAAACTCCTCGTTGACCTTGATTGCCTTGCTGATGTCCACCGAGCCGTCTGGCTTCTGCACCGTGTAGTTCAGCTCGCATAACGAGGCGTGGCCGGTTCCGGCGTTATTCCATTCATTCGAGCTCTCTTCTCCTGCGCTTGCCAGCTTCTCGAATACCTTGATCTCCCAGCTTGGGGCAAGCTCCTTCAATAATGCTCCCAGTGTCGCGCTCATGATGCCTGCGCCAATCAGTATTACGTCTGTTGTGTTTTCTCGATTACCCATTTTAACCGTCCTTAACCCTTGAATTTGCCAAAAAGGTGCAGGCTCCTGCCTAGGCACCGCAACAAGCCAGGGCACGAATGTCGTCATACACCTTCTATAGGACCCATACTAGCAATGATAGCAACAAACAACGTGTGTCTAAACCTAGCAGATTCATATATCTACTATTATATGATAGTTGTATACGATTTAAAAGCAGGTAAATTCAGTGAGCTGCGGCGAGCTCACTCCACAGAAAGCAGCGTGAAGCCATAAGTTTTGCCTGAGAGAAAATTTTTGTTGTATATGCAAAATAGAAGACGTATAATCATACTATGAGCTAGTGAGGCTCATTTGTTTTTTCGCCAGATGTTGACCTTGTGCAACTTAATGGCCTTAGACAAACATTCGGGAGGCAATAGCCATGAATTCTTTACCGATGATCCCGTTATCCGCATGCCACACCGGCCAGCAGTTCATCATGAAGCGGTCGGATGTTCAAGGCGTGCTGCGCCGCAGGCTGCTTGATCTCGGCTTTGTGCCCGGCGCGGTTATCGAAGTACTGCAGAAGAGTCCATTAGGCGATCCCGTCGCCTATCAGGTTCATCATACAACGATTGCATTACGACATGAGGAAGCTAGCCGGATATTCGGCTGCGTGAAGGGAGAGGAGGAGCCATGACCGCTTATCGCATCGCTCTCGCCGGCAACCCGAACACAGGCAAGAGCACACTGTTCAATGCCTTGACGGGTATGCGCCAGCATACCGGCAACTGGGCGGGCAAGACGGTGGCCCGCGCGGAGGGCATCTATGAATATGGTGGGGGAGTCTATCAGATGATCGATCTGCCCGGTACGTATTCGCTATTTACCAATTCCGTCGATGAAGAAGTCGCACGGGATTATATCCTGTTCGAACGACCGGATGTGACAGTCGTCGTGCTCGATGCGACCGCGCTGGAGCGCAATATGAATCTGGCGCTGCAGGTGATGGAGATGACCGATCAGGTTGTCGTATGCATCAATCTGATCGACGAAGCACGCAAGCTCGGGATCGCAGTCGATACTCATAAGCTTGCTGGCAAGCTAGGCGTACCTGTGATCCCGATCTCGGCTCGGAAGAAGGAGGGGATCGGGGAGCTGCAGGCCGCTATACGTGATGTGGCTGCTGGCCGTGTGCGCCCCACGCCCAGACGAATCCAATACAGCGCAGACATCGAGCAGCAGATTGCCAAGCTGGAGCCGCAGATTGTGAAGCTGCTCGGGGGCGACTATCCTGCACGGTGGATCGCGCTGCGCCTGCTCGATGGAGATGACAGCATCTGGCAGCACATGGAGACCAGAGTACAGCAGACACCAGCGCAGAAGGAGGAGAGCGCCCATGAGCCGACAGCACTTGGCCTATCATGATGCGATCGCGCTGCTCAAGCAGCAGGCACAGACAGCGTTAGGCGGGGAGACGATACGCGACCAGCTCGTGACTGATCTCTATGTGAACGCCCAGGACATCTGCGCGGATGCCATTACCTATCAGAATCGGGATCGTCTGCGGCGCTCCTACGAGCTGGATCGTATCCTGACCTCGAAGCTATGGGGCTATCCGATCATGCTGGCGCTGCTGGGCATCGTATTCTGGCTGACCATCGCCGGCGCCAATGTTCCCTCTGCGATGCTAGCAAGCTTCTTCGGCTGGATCGAGGGGTACCTGACCTCGTTCTTCCAGGCCGTCCACGCGCCGGACTGGCTGCATGGCTTGCTCGTGCTCGGACTGTTCCGGGGCACCGCATGGGTCATAAGCGTTATGCTTCCGCCGATGGCGATCTTCTTCCCGGTATTCGCACTGCTGGAGAACTTCGGGTATCTACCGCGGGTCGCGTTCAATATGGATCGCCTGTTCAAGCGCAGCGGCGGCCATGGCAAGCAGGCGCTGACGATGTCGATGGGCTTCGGCTGCAACGCGGCGGCCATCCTGTCGACGCGCATCATCGAGTCGCCGCGGGAGCGCATATTGGCGATCATAACCAATAACTTCGTCCCCTGCAATGGCCGGTGGCCGACGCTGATTCTGCTCTCGTCCCTGTTCATGACTGCAGGGGTTGCAGGCGGGCTGCATACAGCAGCGACGGCACTGGTGCTGATGGGATTCGTCCTGCTGGGCATCGTCGTCACCTTGACCGTATCCTGGGCACTGTCCCGCACCGCGCTGCGCGGCGTTCCCAGTCATTACACGCTGGAGCTGCCTCCGTACCGCAAGCCGGAGTTCGTGAAGACGGTTCTCATCGCCTCGCGGGACAAATCCTGGTCCGTACTCAAACGGGCGATCGTGGTCGCCGCCCCGGCCGGGGTGCTGACCTGGGTGCTCGGCAATATCTATGTTGGGGATGCCAGCGTGCTGCAGCACACCGCCGCCTGGTTCGACCCGTTCGCCAGGCTGCTCGGACTGGACGGCTACATTCTGATGGCCTTCATCCTCGGGCTTCCGGCCAATGAGATTGTGCTGCCGATCCTGCTGATGGGCTACCTCTCGTCAGGGGCGCTGGTCGATGTCGACGGCATGACCAATCTGAAGAGCATCTTTCTGGATCACGGCTGGACGTGGCTGACTGCCCTGAACATGATGCTATTCTCGCTGCTGCACTACCCTTGCGGCACGACTCTGATCAACATCTTCAAGGAAACGCGCAGCCACCGCTGGACGCTGGTTGCCTTCCTTCTGCCGACTTCCATTGCGATATTCGTTACCTTCGCCGTAGCGCAGACCGCAAGGGCGCTGGGCTGGGTGTAATAATCGGTATCAAGCATGTCCTCATACTGAACTCCCGCAAGCGTGCTTCTGACGCATACGGGAGTTCTTTTCCTATTTACAGTAGTCACTCACGTACACTGCTATGACTGTTGTTTTACGGGAATCGCTGTTCTCCCCGCCAGGGATCGTCACACCCTCTGACGAAAATCTTTCAGACCATCAGCTCCCTGCGGGTTAATCAGCATGTCCATGCATAAATATACACTGCCTGGTGCAATCTAAACCGTCTCAGGACTCACCCACACCGCACATCGTCACAGTGACGATTCCCCTTCCTCTCCTAAGATACCGCATCATGATCATTCCTGAATGCCCTATCCTTCACTATAGATTGTGCCCGTCCCTTTCTCGAGTTCATTATGAGCCATATTGCATGATCATTTATGCTCATTTATAAATATGGAATCGCTTTACAAAGAAATTATGATCGTATATAATCATAATCAACAACAAATGATCATTAATAGTCGCAAATGAGCATGCACTTTCTTGAATAGGGGAAGCCTCCCCACTCCCTTGTGGATTGAATGCTTCATGAGTGAATGAAAGGGGCACTGCAAATGCTATTTGAAGAAGAACGCAAGCGTAAAATTGCCGAATATGTACAGACTCGCAGCCGGGCCTCTGTCCCGGAGCTGGCCGCTCATTTCCAAGTGTCCGAGTCCACCGTGCGCCGTGATCTTCGCGATCTGGAGGGAGAGAAGCTGCTGCGGCGAACACATGGCGGGGCAGTGGCCCTGGAGCTGCAGGACAGCAGAGAGCCGTCCTTCGTGGAGAAGGAGGATCGGCTCGCTGAGCAGAAGGAGCTGGTCGCGGAAGCAGCGCTGAGCTTCATCCAGGAGGGGGACACCATCTTCCTCGATTCGGGCACCACAACCTATCGCCTGGCCAAACGGCTCAAGCGTCTGGGCAAGCTGACGGTCGTCACCAACTCGACGATGGTCATGCAAGAGCTCCACTCGTCGCCGATGATCGAGCTGGTCATGACCGGAGGGTCGCTACGACATGAGACACTCGCGATGGTAGGCCCGATCGCCGATCGGGCGATCGCCTCTGTCCGGGTCGAGAAGCTGTTCCTTGCCATCAATGGCATTGACCCCGAGAGTGGGCTGACGACGCCGAATCTGAC contains:
- a CDS encoding ArsR/SmtB family transcription factor; the encoded protein is MGKQALEIFRDCLPLLQTLSDPHRQDILLLLSDNGRMTVNQLTERLPLSRPAVSHHLKLLRQADVVAVEQVGTQRYYELSMHHSIGLLRRLLEALERDCL
- a CDS encoding malate:quinone oxidoreductase, with the protein product MGNRENTTDVILIGAGIMSATLGALLKELAPSWEIKVFEKLASAGEESSNEWNNAGTGHASLCELNYTVQKPDGSVDISKAIKVNEEFQVSRQFWSYLVDSKLIRNPRDFIVSVPHMSFVLGDQDVQFLKKRHEAMSANPLFEGMEFSSDPAKLKEWIPLMMKDRDASKPIAATRIESGTDVNFGALTRMMFSHLQKKKVEINYKRQIDDITRTSDGMWELKVRNVDSGAVERHRAKFVFIGGGGGSLHLLQKSGIPEGKGIGGFPVSGLFMVCRNPEIAAQHHAKVYGKAAVGAPPMSVPHLDTRLIDNKESLLFGPFAGFSPKFLKTGSMLDLVTSVKPHNLTTMLAAGAKNMALTTYLIKQVMLSKEQRMEELRQFIPNAKSEDWDLLVAGQRVQIIKDTAAGKGTLQFGTEVISAADGSIAALLGASPGASTAVSVMLEVIQRCFPQHLKSWEPKIREMIPSYGASLVSNPQLVRELHHATSRSLGLTTLEPQPVV
- a CDS encoding FeoA family protein; protein product: MNSLPMIPLSACHTGQQFIMKRSDVQGVLRRRLLDLGFVPGAVIEVLQKSPLGDPVAYQVHHTTIALRHEEASRIFGCVKGEEEP
- a CDS encoding FeoB small GTPase domain-containing protein — its product is MTAYRIALAGNPNTGKSTLFNALTGMRQHTGNWAGKTVARAEGIYEYGGGVYQMIDLPGTYSLFTNSVDEEVARDYILFERPDVTVVVLDATALERNMNLALQVMEMTDQVVVCINLIDEARKLGIAVDTHKLAGKLGVPVIPISARKKEGIGELQAAIRDVAAGRVRPTPRRIQYSADIEQQIAKLEPQIVKLLGGDYPARWIALRLLDGDDSIWQHMETRVQQTPAQKEESAHEPTALGLS
- a CDS encoding nucleoside recognition domain-containing protein, which gives rise to MSRQHLAYHDAIALLKQQAQTALGGETIRDQLVTDLYVNAQDICADAITYQNRDRLRRSYELDRILTSKLWGYPIMLALLGIVFWLTIAGANVPSAMLASFFGWIEGYLTSFFQAVHAPDWLHGLLVLGLFRGTAWVISVMLPPMAIFFPVFALLENFGYLPRVAFNMDRLFKRSGGHGKQALTMSMGFGCNAAAILSTRIIESPRERILAIITNNFVPCNGRWPTLILLSSLFMTAGVAGGLHTAATALVLMGFVLLGIVVTLTVSWALSRTALRGVPSHYTLELPPYRKPEFVKTVLIASRDKSWSVLKRAIVVAAPAGVLTWVLGNIYVGDASVLQHTAAWFDPFARLLGLDGYILMAFILGLPANEIVLPILLMGYLSSGALVDVDGMTNLKSIFLDHGWTWLTALNMMLFSLLHYPCGTTLINIFKETRSHRWTLVAFLLPTSIAIFVTFAVAQTARALGWV
- a CDS encoding DeoR/GlpR family DNA-binding transcription regulator, yielding MLFEEERKRKIAEYVQTRSRASVPELAAHFQVSESTVRRDLRDLEGEKLLRRTHGGAVALELQDSREPSFVEKEDRLAEQKELVAEAALSFIQEGDTIFLDSGTTTYRLAKRLKRLGKLTVVTNSTMVMQELHSSPMIELVMTGGSLRHETLAMVGPIADRAIASVRVEKLFLAINGIDPESGLTTPNLTEAQTKRMMMESAKQVYLLTDHSKYGKVAFAKVADLSEVHHIIVDDGISARAVQEMESEGIQVTIAKERGQ